The Alnus glutinosa chromosome 3, dhAlnGlut1.1, whole genome shotgun sequence nucleotide sequence AACGGCACCAAAACCCCAACTGCTGCTGCTATCCCCATTTGTTTCAGTGcttcccctttctttcttttttcccccctcttatattcatttatttatttcttattttgtttgggcCAACACGGTCCAGCCCTTCAACTCATCCTCaagcaatttcatttttttttttcaagcccATCTGTAGAAGTCCACAGACCAGAAGAAACTACAGGTAGTTTAGGCATTAGGTGACACTTCATAACTAAGCTACATGTCGTTTAGTTCCTCCCTATCTCCgagaaacaaataataataataaaaaaaactattttcaaaatcttttggtgtgcgatttttttgtattcttttaaattgtttttaaaattgtgaataccgagaaaaaaaaagttttgaaattatgtttgcatggtttagaaaataaaaaataaaattgaaaaaacatgtTTAAGAAagtgaattaaattgaatataatacaaaaatcaTGTTTGGTTCGATGATAGTggttttttgtggtttttctttgtGAAAATCAAGGGATGtgctaaaaaaacaaatcaattacCAGTAAAGAAGGAGGAGGCCCTATGTTCACTGTAGGATGTGCTTTTTCTTTACAAGGATGATTTAACCTAATTAATGTAATGGAATTATAGAAAGCAATTTCCAAAAAGATTGCCTAAAATGTATTAACTTTACTTCTTTTCCAGGACTCTTTCCCTCTCATCTCTATTTGCAAAAGAAGTTTTGCAAACAATATCTAATACTCCAATTGAAATTGTAAACTATgcacacaaagaaaaaaaaaaaaaaaaaatctaagcacatgcattatttataaaatattattgggTAAAGTCCATATACCCCTCTCAAACTAAcactcaattgacaatgtcccccaaaattactaaaaattgtcaatgttacCCCAATGACGAAAAtgcccttaataaaataaaataaaaatactaaaaaaaaatttaaaaaaataaatacataaaaaaagggaggccaaatttaaaaattaaaattaaaataaaaattaaaaactttttcgtttcttttttaaattaaaattttattttcttaaaagaaattataaatcttcctttttcaaaaaataaaaataattttttttaaaaaaagaaaagaaaagaattttttttttttttttttttttgaatttataggagtattttttgttttattgaaaaaattataaagtcaattttgtctttttgctggccgtgtggggacattgacaatgttttCATAGTTTAGTAGAGTTTGAACTCAAGACCTCTACTATAATAGaatattaaattatcatttattcaaaaaaatcttaaattaataggaattgatgaatttaatcattaatttatattataacacaTTAACACTTACGAGGGTGttttaaatcaattttgaaaagaaatcaaCTCTTTTTTGAGTATGCAATATTTCTAAGGGTACGTTTAGGATtgagaaaatgaatcgtttgataattgcgtttttaaaaaattgcgatttgaaaacgctgAAAATTTGCTTTTCCAAATCGAATGTAAgtgggtgcttttttgaaaatacaaaattttaaagcctaacttgcgattttaaagacaAAACTATTTTGTCCAACACTtaactgtttttttaaaaattattttttcaaatcgtacattttaaaatcgttattctTAAATTGCACCTTTTGAAATCTCAAATTCAAACGGACCTAATACTATACTTATTTTAGTAAGCTTCGACTCTCTTCAGTGATTTCACGATAATCAAGTAAGAAAAATAATCggcaaagattttttttttctccttcctgTGAATGATGCATACATGCATCTTTTCCAAATGAAGAAATGCATCTTGTTCTTTGAAAAAGTAGACATAATTCAGTCATCACATATTTACGAAGAATTAGTGCGGTTACAAATTATTAAATCATCGATCGTAtaaaaagtttaagtttataagaaataatgaatttaattgtttaatttatattccaaCACTCATTTTCACGTGTGGACCGATCCCTTAATATGTGATatccaacacgtgaaatatttaattgaaatgaaagatgaaTGACATAGATATGATTTGAACTCAAAATCTCCGCTCttataccatattaaattactgcttatctcaaaagctaGTTTGATGTCACTTCCTACCGCGCATTAGCAGGGGGGAACTTTCGTACTCTTAGCTTGAAGCTTTGGGGAGACTCAAGATGAAGTGACTAGACCACACTGGGTCCCATTTGCAGAAGGGTTATTTGAGATCGAACAATAGTTATTGTGATTACTTGTTGCTGATGGTCAGATTAAGAGTCTTTCTCTTTTAACATCGCAGTGCTTAGGGAGCTTTGTAGTTGGTCGAATCCGGGTGGTGGCGATCGAAAGATCGGTACCGACCACCCAATCGCTAGAAAGGACCTTAGCTTGAACTTAGGTGTCGTGGGATACCAATATTATCCCTTCATTGTTATTTGCTCGAAGGGACAATACTCGTGCCTTGAGACAGTCGAATTGGGAATAGGGTCTAATAACTCTGACAAGACCTTGTTTAATGCGTCGTGGTTTCGTCCCCATATTGTGATTAAGGTCAGGGGTTGGACTTATCCCTAGATTAGCAATCGACTCTGAAAGACTCAACATGGGATTGGGTCTCGACACCTCGTTGCGCCTGAGGGGTACAAGCGTTGTGGTGATCTTTTAGGCTAAATTTGTGTTCCATTCCCCAATAACTAATCTATAAACAAATTAAGCTAAGGCCGCACTTGTATAAGTACGATTAATTCTACTACCAcaaattttaagttttaactGATAACGGTTGATAATGTGCATGGGATGAGACAGAGTTAATTTGGTCCTTAGttttatttggattttattaattaatgaggttattagtatttaattctatgttttatttaaattttaagaattttgttattttgtaatttaatacATACATGGGTTTGGCCCAAAGTTAGTCAAATCAGGATTAGGGTTTAGTCATTAAATCTATTTAAGAGAATTATTGTACTCCAATTGAGACATAATTGATGAACAAAAATAACTTGTTCTTTTAAGGTGTGACTCATCTTCctttcatctcttttttccACTGGTGAAAGACTTCACCAAATTTCCCTTCTCTTTATATTGTttgactcaattttttttttttctttttccacttTCGAAGTAACCTGAAGTGCATGTATGAATTTTGAGAGTTGCAAGTGCAATTTTTGCCAaggaaaataatattgaaaGAATAATTAAACAATCTAAGATTGAGAAGTACACATCTTTTGCCGGATGTCTGGACAAAAAGGATAATGATCAATTTGAAGGAAACCTATACTTGCTGCATACGCTAATGCTAAATGTCcttctaattatttatttcacaGCTTAATTAACAATTATTGGATTAAGCACTTAGACCatctaattatataatttaattaaagtaGGTTTATAAAGGGAACTCGCATAAGTTCATATTCTTATACTCCCACCACATTAAACTTCATTCGCTGTTCGAAGGATCTTTTCATATGAGAATGATCAGTTTCCATGTATCATCCTATTTATCTCTTGGTTTGCTTGTAATCAATCAAGAATATAGTCAACATAATCATTTCTAATGAACCTCAGAACCGAATATTTAGTGTTATTAAGCAGCAATTAATACATGCAAGAGCCAATATTAATTACAAGGACAAAAAGATGAGTAAAACCAGTGGCCCTAGCTACAAATTATAAGAAGCTGCTGTCACCTATCAATCTTACTGGACAAtaggaatgagaaaagataaGACTAGGCAGATTCTATGTTGAACTTTATACCATTCTaaatgaggggaaaaaaaaaatgcaagaaatcTCAAAAGGGAGATGAAAAGAAGAGTATGATCGAATCATATTTTCCAAAGATCTAAACGATCATTCTTACCTGCCAATACAATATTGTTGGAGCAGAATATGCTCGACCATATATAATTATCTAATACATTCTAAGTTATCTTGTATGCACAAGACCTATCTGCCCATGCATGCACCATTAATTGCATGTCAAAAGCTAAAAGTTGTGAGTGAGCCGTTTGTGAAAACATATATGCTTAACTGttgaagtattgattaaatgattaaattcattattttttaaaagtttaagcttttgagataaatgatgatttaccACGGTATCATACCTATAAGGTCCCGAGTTCGAACTATTACTTCATAGTTTACCCGGCCATTAATGGTTCCTTTTGGTGGCTAAATTAGTGGTGTATAACATTAATTAATCTgaagtagtatatatatatagcagttaCCGGACATAAATTAGTCACAAACGAGTTTaataaaatgacatgtgtcccttaccATGCATGTTCAACAAAAACGTGTTGCACCACATACCATGCATCCACCTCATCAATAATTGGTCATCGAAGAGATATTCCTTTATGGAATTAGGCTATATATATGGGCATCATCATTGCAGGTGTCGGACCAATTAATTACTATatccactatatatatactactatATAGTTCAGAAATTATAGGATTGAATAACCAATTAATTAAaccaattttaatttattctatAATTACCCTCTTATTTATGTCAAAGGGTGCCATGCATATAAATTATAAAGCTACTGCATGCCGTCATCGTTCTCATCATTGTATACACAGGATATATAATAAAGACTTTGACAGTACTACACATGATCATAAATATGTAAgtactttgttttcttttgtttgatttatAGACATCATATCATAGATCAACATATGTATTAATTACtataatgaaattaatgaagcgatatataaaattgaaagaatatCTGGTTCTCACCAATGATATAGTATATTCATCATCTTCCGTCTTTCTTAGACTATTCAAATGGATGGAGAGAATGTGACATAATATGATTAGTGTAACAATGCCtgaatttaattaaaaggtCCACTGAAACTGGTGGAGTTGCCACGTCGATCAGGCGCCCAGCCccttatgttatatatatatatatatatagataaggAGATAGAGAGCACAAACAGAGCTGAGATCGATCATTGAGATAATTTCTCAATTAAGCTAGCATTCGTATTtcttgtgatatatatatatatatatatatgtcggtGAAGATCGCGGCCGAGTACTTGCCAAAACAGCTGCCACCTGGAGCAGTGGTGGCGGTGAGAGAGTATGATGAAGGGAGAGATAAGGTGGAGGTGGAAGAGCTGGAGAGGGAGTGTGAAGTACTGGGGCAGCAGGGCAAGGCTTCGCTTGTCACTGACCTTATGGGCGATCCCATTTGCCGCGTCCGTCACTTCCCACATCACATCATGCTGGtaatttatttctaattttaCATCAATATATTCAACGCCACATTGGTTGTGAAGTACTTAACtatatattttgaaagaaaaactgTGTAATTAATGTGGACGTCACCGATTGATATATATGTACGTTGTACAGTTTGCACTTGTCGATCGGttttaaaagttttgtttttgcttttactGATCGATCATGTGATTAATTGCAGGTTGCCGAGTatggagagggagagattgtGGGGATGATAAGAGGGTGTGTAAAAACTGTGACACGAGGGAATTCTGTTTATGTAAAGTTGGCTTATATTCTCGGCCTACGGGTCTCCCCCACGCACaggttcctctctctctctctctctctctctctctgtgtttgtgTGCTTTCTAGATTCTAATCCCATTGCCACCCcacaataaaaagaaaggaaaaggattAGATTCGACAATAAAAAAGAGGGTAATATAATGTTAATTCCTCGTATCATGGAAacaagctagagagagagagagagagagagagagagagagagagactggtCCACTAGTACTATTATTTTGTTCTTTCATGATCAATTCTTGGTTCGTTCTTCTTtggtattaattaattaatattatatatgtcgtattaatatatttatattgttatatatgtTCTTTTGAGAAGAACAAGGAATTGAAAAAGAGAAGCTAGCTTTATCTAGTACGGATCGCTACAAATGATTTAAAACCCACGTCTATGGTGTGTGTCCTAAATAATTGGCCTTTCTTAATTAACTAAAATTTTCCATCTCTTTCAATTATAGAGTGCTAGATATATAATATTGGATATATATGTCATCAGGCGAATTGAAGCCTCCCTTTGTCTGTGACTGAGACCAGGATTTGTTTATTTCATCATGTTATTGTATCTTCTAAAATGTTCCTTGCTTTTTCCCAATAAAGCCGCTTTATAAAGTACTACTTCACatttattccattccacctgcatgtttttaatatatttcaacATGCTTTAGGGTAccatttgcttcttttttcaattCGCTGGTCAGGAGTTCTCAGTTCCTAGCTTGATCGTTCCAGAATGAATTAATTCTAAATTATATTAAACTTGTTGGCTTGCAGAAGGCTCGGAATTGGCACAAAACTAGTACAAAAATTAGAAGAATGGTGCAAGGAAAAGGGCGCGGAATATGCATACATGGCCACAGACTGCACCAATGAGGCCTCCATCAATTTATTTACCATAAAATGTGCATACAAGAAATTTCGCACGCCTACCATGTTGGTTCAGCCCGTTCACGCTCACTACAAGCCAATTGGCTCGGGCCATGAGATCGTCAAACTCACCCCACAACTCGCTGAGTCAATATATCGTCGAATCTTTGCAAATTCAGAGTTCTTCCCAAGAGACATGGACAACATTTTACGAAACAAGCTCAATTATGGCACTTTCATGGCCGTCCAAAAGAAGTACGACTGGGATCCAAAGGCTGGAGTTCTTCCGGCAAGTTTCGCAATCCTAAGCGTGTGGAACACAAAGGACGTGTTCAAGTTGCAGGTGAAGGGCGTGTCGGCATTAACGTACGTGGGGTGCATGGGGACGAGGTTGTTGGATGCATGTATGCCGTGGCTGAGGTTGCCCTCATTTCCAGACGTTTTCAGACAGTTTGGGGTGTACGTTTTGTACGGGCTACACATGGAAGGTCAGGATGCATCGCGCCTCATGAACTCGCTATGCGCATTTGCGCATAACCTGGCTAGGGACGACGTCGGATGTGGGGCGGTGGTGGCCGAGGTGGGACAGCGGGACCCGGTTCGAGAGGCCATCCCACATTGGAAGAGATTTTCATGGGCTGAAGATATGTGGTGCATTAAGAAGCTTGGAGATGCAGGTGAAAAATGTGAGCAATCTGATGATTGGATGAATTATTACCAATCGTCTTCATCGGTGATTTTTGTTGATCCACGTGATTTCtgacacctttttctttttttc carries:
- the LOC133864664 gene encoding probable N-acetyltransferase HLS1, with amino-acid sequence MSVKIAAEYLPKQLPPGAVVAVREYDEGRDKVEVEELERECEVLGQQGKASLVTDLMGDPICRVRHFPHHIMLVAEYGEGEIVGMIRGCVKTVTRGNSVYVKLAYILGLRVSPTHRRLGIGTKLVQKLEEWCKEKGAEYAYMATDCTNEASINLFTIKCAYKKFRTPTMLVQPVHAHYKPIGSGHEIVKLTPQLAESIYRRIFANSEFFPRDMDNILRNKLNYGTFMAVQKKYDWDPKAGVLPASFAILSVWNTKDVFKLQVKGVSALTYVGCMGTRLLDACMPWLRLPSFPDVFRQFGVYVLYGLHMEGQDASRLMNSLCAFAHNLARDDVGCGAVVAEVGQRDPVREAIPHWKRFSWAEDMWCIKKLGDAGEKCEQSDDWMNYYQSSSSVIFVDPRDF